The Aquila chrysaetos chrysaetos chromosome 4, bAquChr1.4, whole genome shotgun sequence genome segment TGCTAGGTGCTTTCTCCTAAGCTGAAGCCTGGGGCACAGGTGGACAAGGACCGTTAGCAGATCACACCGCACctgaaactgagaaaattaGGTGGGCTGAACAGGACCAAAAAAGTATaggtaaaaaggaaaggaaaacagtttctaagtatttcagctttgctttggcCATTCCTGAAGACTAGGGAGTTGATCCTGCCGTTCAAGCCCAGATGAGTAAGAATCAAACGGTGATACTAATTAATGCCTTGTACTCATACCTTATCCTTTTCATTTCTCCGTAAGAGGGTTCGATTTCACCAGTACAGGCACTTCTACTGACTTTGTTTATTCACATTTCAAGGCCCCTTCGTGGCACATAAGCTGAGCCCTGCTGATTGCACGGGGGAGCCGGGCAGCCTGTGCTCAATCCACGGTGCCCGTCCAACAGGTCAGACCTTTCGCGAGGAGGAGCGGGACTGCTGTGGTCCATATCGCTACATTTTGCCAGCATAGCTCAATCAGCCAAGTGTatgcaggggggaaaaaaaaccctatccaTAACTCAGTACAGCAGCAAAATCTTTGTTTTGGACCCTTACGCCTACGGGAGCATGTTCTTTCAGCCATTCAGCATTGAGAACATTGAGGAAGCTGTGTTGCCGTAAAATACGCTATATTGGCATAAGGTGTGTCTACAGTGGAAGGCCCTGTTTTTCAGCAGGATTTCTCTAATGCCCACGTTGCAAAAAAACAGTCATGGGCAAGACCAAACCTCACAAGTTGGTTGAAACCCTAAAAAGCGTAAGTTGGAACTTCATGTGATTcaggagaaatgtttttgtaagcTGTTAGGTGACATTGCAATATCTTCCTATTCATCACAGTTTCCTATGATACCTgtgtaaaaatatgtaattttttaatttctttacaagTATAAAACCTATCTTAAAAATCTTTAAGCCCACAAACATTGCATTTAGCTACCATGGTTTGTCTTGTAACACTCCAGTCTTTGAAACATCTctagaaagatgtttttaaaacagagtcAAACCACGGAGTATGTCTTTGCAGTTACAGAGATACATTGTCAGAAACTATCTGTTGATTCTTTTTAACAAATTCTTGTGTTGGTAGTCTGGACACAGTGTCTTTATTTCAGGTCATTCTGTAGGGCAGGTTGTTTATGCATAAATGCAATTATGTAAAATTTCTTCCTAGCTTACTCTTCAAAAATGGTTGAGGacacagaaaactgaacaaaatctGCTCCTTCTAAAATGTCAGAGTCAGAAAAACTTCCAGAGAGGAAATTAAGTATTTGTAAACGTTAACTCCACTCTGCATTGGTGGAGCCTtacttgctctgttttcttatttcccaATTACATACAATTTTAACAGTTGCTAATGTGGGAAGTACGGTGCATTGCAGACTTCAGAAGAAGCACAGATTTCATACTGTCAGTATTTTCTCACCTTTTTACTTGCCTTTTCATTTAGGGGAAGgactattattattttaagctCATAGtttattacagtatttcagaataaGAGCTGTATTTCCAAAATGGTAAAAACTAGAAGCGTGATTCATACTTTGAGTCCTGTGAAGCaggattcattttaaaatgaaggccTCTGCTGCTATGAAATTTGTAGGCCTTCTTGAACTGCTCATGCTTATTATTATCACTAGCCTCCTGAGTGGGAGTAGGCTAGATTTTTGTGGGCCTTTTCTAATTCTTCATAGGATAAACAGCTTTTTCTAATGCAGTTTAAGGAACTGCCCAGGTAGTCTGTCACCAAAACATGTATCTCATGTATCTCTGAGCATTTCAGATATGATTAAATTGAggataataatatttttattatcatcagTTACTCCTTACTGTGATCTTACACTGAACGAGAAAAAggtttgtgtgtttgttgtACCTCTTCAGATGTGTTTATAACCACCCTGCCTTGATGGTGACCTTACACAGAGGTCATACCAGTCCCtgtaataattttcagttattctgTTTTCAATATTGTTGTGAATCACAGTTCTGTTCCCTGCAGGTACGTAAGGTCTATTAATGATTGGCATTTGTATATTAGTAGAATCTGTAGTAAAGGTTTATACATCTTTTTCATTAAGGGAAAAGAAGGCCAAACATCAGAATGGAGATCATGAAAACCTGATGAATGTGGTAAGTATTTATTTCTGGCAGCTTGTGTCTGTCTTGTGGTTGGTTTGTACCAAGCTCCTTGCAAAATACTGCAGATTGGAAAATAGCTCAGGAATTTGGAGATGGTTGAGCAAGGGCAACTTTAAAAGttgcagaacaggaaaagaaggagaacTTGTGTAGACCCTGATAATCTGCACTTTCTCAATGCTCTTTCTGCCACTATTGTACTCCAGatctcctgcttttctttcactctgttTGCAGCACAAGCACAGTGTACCCTTTGTCAGCTGCCATCTTCTCATGGGTTAAAGCCATGGTGATGTCTATTACCATaaaggttggaagggacatcgCTCTGTAcataattgcatttatttgttttaacatcTGTAAACACAGGCACCTAAATCTTTGCGTATAGTCGGCATGGTTTGACTCTCCTGCCAATAACACCTGTGAGTCAGAGCTCCGGAGATCAGAATGAAATTCATTGTGTACCTATTTATGCAAACATTTATTCTGATCCAGTGGTGATTAGATCTCACTAATTTGTGTTGCAGCCTTCCGACAAGGAAGTGTTCAGCCACTCGATCACAAGTTCGGCTACAGAGCCCCCTCCAAGCAGCGACCAGAACGGGGCACTCAGCAATGGCGAGGGTGAGTAGCGCAGCCCCTGCGGGCGGGATGAACGAACGGTGCCGTCCCCTTGCTCGCAGCTCGCACGTTAGCTGCACGTTGGTGATCCCTCAAGTCTTCGGTTTCTAGCCTTCAGCTTTCCAAGCACGCAGTCGTGCCATTTGTCAGAATACCCTGCGTTTCCCCTCCGCTCGCCTCTGGAGGTCTGACATGAGATCAGCTGCTGTATCCCTGGGCAGTGGCCAGGCATGCAGCTCTCCTGGAGGGCAGTCAGTCTTCTTCGCAGAGGACATAATTCACACAAAACTTATGATCGagttaaaaaatgcagtgagCATGTTTGCCTTGCTGGGAAGTCAGTAGCCCATGCCATGGAGATGTTGGTGTTTTAGGCTGCATCTCCACTTCCCTGTCGAGCGTGCTCTGGCACAGCCCTACACCCCAGCTTCCAGTCCTCCATGCCAGCCAACACTGGGAAGGTGCTAAGGTCCTCCTCTGGGCCACCGAGCTACACCTGCAGATTGACCAGGCCATCAGGTAAAGACTGCGGTGTTCCCTAATCTTGGCCAGCTACCGAGTTGGGATGTGACCAGAAGATGCAGTTGTACCTTGGAGCTTCACTCTTGGAGGCTGTGGAAATATTTCAGGTCCTCCTCCAGGGACTACAGCTTTGTATCATAGTCCCGTGCTGTGCAAGGCTGTCACttgttttttttgtattttagaaaacaggCAACATAAataggcttccttttttttctgtagtctttGCTTTGCTGAACGCTCAAAATGATTCACAGTGAGGTatcactggaaaatattttactcagctgcacttaaaaataaacttggtCTCAGCTCAGAGCCACCGGGAGCCAACTGTTGTCTCCACGCCAGGCACCGACACTGGGGGCTGCGCTCCTCATCTCCTACCTCCTCATCTCACTGTGCAGCTGGGGGCTAAGCTATTCAATCTTTACCCCTCAGAGACAAGTattcaaaggaatttttaaactttggtTTTGCAACTAATCGCTGCTCCTGTCCATTGGCTTGTTGCATATGTAGGTGTGTGGCTCACCCAGGGACTCGATGCGCAAAGCCCTGCAGAagggaagcatttctttttgccaTGAGTCACCACACATGCAGCTGTCAAAGCTGCTACTAAAAGGTGTGCTGTCAACCAGCAGACAGTTTTCAGACTGTCTGATATTACTGAGCTTATGCTCTGCATAACGACCCTTCTGAATAACAGGAACCAATGtgctttaatttcttatttatacTTTATGCATTCTTTTTGTTAATAGTTTGTTCTTTCACCAATTCTGCTAGCCTTTTGAGCAGGGGCAGGGCTATAGAAGCAACAGCATcaaatgttggggtttttttcctttacacagCCTGCCAGCATTGTGTTTATCTATGGAAACCCCTTATCTATGCCAACCCCTTCTGTGTCACTACCCATAACCACAGGAGCATGGAAATGCGAGCTCTCATTACTTCTGATTATCCCCCTCCAGGCTGAATGGGGTGGGTGCTCTCTGGAGCCTGTGGCGGTGCTCTGCATAGCACAGAAATCCCTGAGACCGAGCACCACTGGGGGAAAACATGTTCCACCTTCTCCAGGCCAGTTCCTGATGTTCCTCAGGAAGTCTGCAGGCATCCTGGGTAATGACCAGGACACCCTGAGTCCTAGTCAGGATGCAATAGGACACTGCCTCCTATTCTACCTATTCCTTCCTAGCTGTATGCAGGAGCCAAGTGAATGGAGaaggatgttttccttttcttctcctcccatCTCCCATTCAGGCAGCGATTACCATCCCACACCTCCAGTTCCATCCTGAGTTTTGCTGTCTGGGTACAGCTCCCAGCGGGTGCTGACTGCGTGAGTCTGCATGCCCCGAGCACAAGAGAAAGCAATGTCCCTGACAGGCCCCAAATCAAGGGTACTGATTGCTTTGGCAACACTTTATGACATCATGTCAAACACActgaaggaaatggaagaatgAGTTGATTTTGCTGAGAGAGTACCATGGGAACTGTACTAAGAAAAGTAAAGCTATTCAGAagtcatttttcaaagaaatggtGTCATGTAAACTTACATACTGTATACTACCTGGAACATGCTTGTATGTGCCCATGTATACATCCCTGAATGCAGACAAATGTCATACGTGTGCACTGTAAGATAAGAAGTCCATAGATTTCAGTCCCTAATACCCTCTAGTGACAGCGACGTGACCTGCTTCTGGGACTTAAAATAACATGTTCTGCCTAACACTACTTTCTGAAGTCTAGTCTTCTCTTTTGTGCATATGGCTGGCTCGTTAGTAGGTTGTCAACCTACATTATGTGCTGCGAGACTAAGAGAAGTATGGCATAGCCTTCCAGTGAGGAGCTTCTGGTGTAGTGTGCAGCGAGGCTGGCTGCGGCAGGGCTGAGCAAAGTGTGATTCAGACGAGAATTTGGCCAGCACGTTAAACAAGGTGAGGGCTGGgtagggaggaagaaagaacactttcctttttgtttccaaaggatagggaaatagaaaggaaaatctaacaaagctttttttaaaggcactCGGTTTGAGGCCTCCCACCAGTGTTCCCCATCTGAGACTGAGCAGTCTGTAAGCATTCAGTATAACTGAGTACAGCTGAATATCCATGCACACCTGCACCTGCCCACCAATGGTTGTTCTTACTGTGAATGCTGTTGCTATATAATGTGCCTTGGGGGTGCACAGAGTATTTAAGATGTTGtgagaaagatattttaacGGTAGAGTGCAGAAATCTCTGAAACTGAAATCTTTTGATAAACAAAAAGCATGATGACCAGTAGACATTTCCAGGCATTAGTATCATTTATCCTTTCCAATGAGACACAAAACCAAAGTGGTGTAGAGAGTACCAAATTGCACTCACCGTATAGTTAtgcatctgttttaaatacttcttcATAATTTTCTCTAGTACTCTCAGAGGACAGTACAACTGCCTGTATTCAGCCTTATGAAGAAGTACAGACATCTGTCTCTGATCTGCTAGATCAACAGGATAGTCTTGGAAAGCCTGTAAAATGTCACCAGAGCCGGGAACTACCCAGTATTCCCCCTAACACCACCATGGAAACCATCATCTCAGctagaaatgcagaaaatgatCAAAGTCTTGGAATGGAAGGGCCTTACGAGGTCTTGAAAGACAGCTCCTCTCAGGAGAACATAGTTGAAGACTGCTTGTATGAAACTGTGAAGGAAATTAAAGATGTTGGAGCAGTAGCCAGCATGGAAGAGAGCTGTAACAGCAAATCAAAGGCTTCACTGACCGTTTCTGAAGGTCAGAATCAGATTCCTGAGTGCAGAATTGAATCAGCAGAATATGCATCTGTTGACCGAAATAAAAAAAGTCGCCAGAGTGCTAATTCAGAAAGCCCTCTTGACAACACACCAGATGTAGAGGATGAGCTTCCCCCTCCAGTACCCATGAAGCTTCTTGATGAAAATGAGAATgtgcaagaaaaagaagtggaagaagTGACAGAAGGAGCAAGTAAACCAGAGAAGGTAACTACTGCAAATACTTGACCTTGTCAAACAGCCAAATAATGATAAAGAACATACAGGTGGGagacgatttttttttttaataacaaaaataatgccaagaaagaaaaacactcaagGTGACACAAGACTGTAAAATATGGAAATACGAAAATGTACAGTATAGTCTTTGCATTATAGGCATGTATTCATTTTATTGCAGCCTATATTTTGGATTGTTGCAGTATGTACTTCATAAGgcttttcccaaatattttccagaaattgCATAGGGGGCCTCTGCTTCTTTGTTTAATGGTATTATACTTGTGGGAGTTATTACCATAGGTATCCAGTATCTCTGTCAGCATCTGTATCTTGTTCAAAATTccccctttgtttttttctaatgaaaccTCAATTTACAAAAAAGAGAGGGGGGCATTCTTGGGGGATGCCCTAACTTTAGATGTGCCTCCTTTGTTGGACCACCTTGACTCAGCTGTGCAAGTGTTAGGTATCTGCTCAAAGCCACTCGTCTCGTCTCTCTCTGTAggagagagggacagaaagagagagagattacaACTGTAGGCTTTTATATTTGTGAAATTCTGTATGTATGTCACACGTAAACAGAGTAATGAATTTCTGCCTGCTGAAATCATGGCCAAAAGTTATGTTTTCTCAGCAGCTTGTTCTTTCTCCCAGCCTAGGGACAAGTTAGTGGGGAACTCCTTGAAAATTAGAATCGTGACATTTTCAACAagttattttcccatttttagtttttcaccagaattaattttaaggATGCTTTCAGATCATTGCACAGAGTTTTCATAAACTGTTGagtttgcatttttctaaaCTACTTTAGATAACTTATTATTAATTGTGAATGAAAGAACCGTGATTTTAGCAGATTAATATAATTCTGGTGTCTGACTCATCAAATAATATTAGGTATTGATGAAAACTTCCAAAAAATCTTTAACATGCGATGTGACATTTTAGTGTAAACATTTACCTGAAAAATCATAGCAGAGCTGAGGTATTGTTACTTGTTTCTGCTAGTTCTCTTATATGAAGTATTATTTCAGTAATCCAGGCAGAGGGCAGAAAAATACCTTGTTAAATAACTGACTAACCATGTAACCTATAAAGCACAACAGAGCCAAAATGAATAAACTGAAGACTACTCATAATATAAAAATGGTTTTTCTGGACTCTTCAGTGCACATTCTTACAAATAACGAGCTCGTTaagtaaaaaattaagatgTGATTGTCAACAATAATCCACCAACACTGCCCCCTCCCAAATTCAGGCCATATGTAGTTTCTAATTAAACTTTTAGAGAAACAGCTTTCCGTAACAGTGACATTTTTCCTACCAGGTGTGAAAAGACTTGCAGAAAATCATTGTATTTCCCAGGCACcaatacaaaggaaaagcatttgctgCTCTGTAGCTCCCCAGCACACTGTGTATACAGTGTCAGTAACTGCAAGGAGTGGGAATTGATTAAAATGGTTCAGGTTTTGAAGGATTAATCAAGAGATGACACATGCAGTCCCCTAAGTGCCAGAAAAAAGGTGTTTGTCTAATTAAAATTTATTCAGAGCTAAAGCCATCCTGAGTTAAAGCTTCAGCAGCATCAGATCATTCCCGCGTTTGCTGCTAGGTACATGCATTATGCATCGAAGCGTGCGCCTGTCCTGTCCTTGAGAGCTACAGCTGCAGCAGAGTTGGAAATGGTAATTGATGGAATATATAAATGTCATTATTGTTGGCATTGTGTGGGGAGGTGGTTGCaggattgtttttctgttgtgatGATGATAATTTTTCCCTCTATTTTGCTGCATCAAACAATGCAGAGCAATGCCTGTTTTTTCCGACGTGGCAACCAAAACCAAGATGTTTATGGAAATGTATGTTACGTTGATAACTCTTTTAGTTAAACAGAGTCCATAGGTGTCTCTTTTTGCTTCCTCTCTTGTGAGGCTACTTAGCTGCCTTGCTTAACATGACATCCGTATCCCAAACTTTTCAGCCTTCTGCCCTGACCCTGGTGAAGAGAGAGGTTGGGCGTAAGTCGTGCAAGTCTCTCTCACTATAATTAGGCTTTGCTTTAGTAGGGCACAAagaagggacaggcagggaggcTGCTTGTGTAACCGAGACTTGTACCTGCCAACAGACAGGGAACAGACCGTCTCCAGGCTGTTTCAGTCTCACCCTGTAAAAGAGGGCAGCCAGGATGATCCCTAGCCCATGCCAGTTCCTCAAGCACACTCATTTGGGAGAGAGCTAGGTGGACCAAGCCAGAGACCGTTCCAGTATAGAACAGCATGAAAAGGATAAAGGATCCTTTcaagagccagaagtgcaatAAATGGGTGAAAATTAATTATCTAAATTGGTTATTGGCCATGACCCAGCCAAACCCTTTGGaaggttttggagaaaaaagacaCCTTTAATAGCATGAGGTCTCTTACAGGCCTCTGTCACCTGGAAAAACTTGGGCATAGTTGTTCTAATAAAACTGGAGAGgcagaacagtttttctttagttcttcgtttttaattaagaaaaaggaagtacAGATCTCCTTTTTCACCCATGTCTTTCCAGAGTGAGCACTGGTAGAAATGCTCTCTGTGTGTACATCTGGTTGCTGCCATCTGATTTCAGATCTGCACAGCCTGAGGATGGGCAAAGCCTCTCTTACAAATGCACCCGAGGAGAATGGTCTTCTTGTTCTGGTGCCCGAGTCAGGAGCAGTAGCTGAGCCAAAGAGCAAAAAATCAAGTGCTGTCaaggaacaaaaggaaagtGGAAGGGAAATAAGGACATACGCTGtttgtgttgctgctgttgAGGTTTCAAGCATAATTTATAATATTGCTAGGTACAGCATGTTTAGgagcaagtatttttttcagtttccaagaTGACAATATCCTTCAAAATTGATGTCTCACAGGTTTCACATTTAGAAGAAAGAACATTAGGTCCCAGGGAAACAAGAACAGGATTGCCAGCACCCTGGGTTATTTGTCAATACTTGAGTGGGAAACTGTAGAAGGGGTCCTGACACATGGTGCTTATAGACGCACTGATGagagaaaataactttgctGAAGAATTTTGCAAGTGCGTTTGTTTTAATGTGTGAGGATGCAATTAGTAACTTACTCCTCAACACAACAAATATCCTGCAAATAAGAAAGACTAAACTGAGCTGCTGTAGTGAAGCAGATCTAATAAAGGgccaaaatatatttgaatttctccttttttttttttttttttggtgagtaAACAAACCACAGGTTAAAGAGCACGTTCTCCAGGCAGTGAGAAAGAAGCAGGGAgttgttaggtgtgagggagcagcaggcagaCTTCAGTGCGCTTTGGGTCAGGGTCTTCATCAGAAGTGCCCCAGGGGTTTGAAGCTTGGTATttaccagaaataaaaacaccaagaaaaatggaagtagGAAAGAATCTGTTGTAATGAGcccctgtggaaaaaaaaaagtcttgtgtGTCTAGTATGTGCGTGGAAGCAGTATTTGATTGGCTGTGCTAAAAATAGCTCTAATTCTCCTCCTTGGTCTGCACTGGAGGAGGTCTGAAGTATTTTAGGTGGAGAGTTTTTATGAAACACCAAAATATGGCCCATTACAAACAGTGCTGGAAGACTCCCTCTGAATCACTGTGGAGCAGGAGTCCAGCAAAGCCTTCTCGCCCCAGCAGGGAGGAATCACACCGCCGCTGGGAGGTAGCCAGGGTCTTCGTTGTCACAAAGGTCCTAAGACATTTTTCATAAGAGCAAAACGCTGTTCCCCCAGTGTTTTGTGACCTAACTTCTACATGATGCTTTACGTGCTTGAAGTTAGACTCGATACCAAACCAAGCCCTCCATCCTTCAGTAACTTTGCTATGTGAACTGGATCCAGCCAGATGCTTTGAGGGTCGAGCCGCCCACCTCCGGGTGGGTCACAGCAGGTCTTTTCCATGCTCGCGGTCGGAGCGGCTGTGAGGCGGTGCTGCTGCGCACCTCTGCACCGCTGCTGcatttggggggggaggaggacacGGTCCCTCCCTTGCAGCACTTCCAGGAGCCACTGCATGAAGGATAACAATCGTCAGGAAGGTGCCAGTTGGGTATTGTTCTTGTGTCATCTAAAAGCGTATCTGAAAATCACATGGAAGGCCAACTAGTGAGTCGCAACAGCTGACTTTTAATTGTTCAAAAGCCTTTGCAGACTCTTTCTTGCTTCACTGGAAGTGTAAAGGCAGGGATACAGTGGAGCAGAGTTTGTTTTAAccattacattatttttaccCTTTTCAGGTCAGGACAAGAGCAGATACATTAAAAAGCTCTACTAACCTCGGGGCTGTTATCTCCAGAGATGTACTCTGGATATTAGGGATATTAGCTACGTAAAATGGAACTAGTGAGCAAATGACCATAAAATATAATGTATTGATTGTAATGGGAGGCTTTTATTATAGGTTTCACGCTGTTGACTGgtaataaaccttttttttttttctttcttccttttttacagAGGCTTAGTTCGATGTCTTACAAGTCTCGGGAGGAAGATCCATCTCTTACAGAAGATGAGGTGGGTTTCTTGCACGAAATTCAATAACTAACTAGAGACCTTTTTTCAGGCAGAAATTAGCATAAACTCTGCATGATTAAACAGAATCTAAGAAAGGTGAAATTTGTCTGAAGGGAAAATGACAGCCAAAGTTTCTCTGCACAGAGTTTGTATTGCCACATTGCTAAAATCAGAACTATTCCAGCATATGGCTATATCAGGCCAATAGGTTAAAAAGTGGTGTCAGAAAATAACAGGAGGCCACAATTAGCTGATCGTTAGGGCAGCTTCTTGGTTTGGAAGACAAACTCTACTTAAGAATAATAATCAGCAGCCTTTTGAAACATGCTCCACCTTCTCCATGCAAAGTGTTTGGAGCTCTGGGAAATAAACGGAAGCACAATAAAAGCACTGGAACATAAACTGTTCTTCAAAATGTCTATTAGTCAAATAAATTGAGGAGAttgaaacaaagacagaaaagttaaacagaaataaGGTTGCTTGTGATCGTCTCCAATACACCCGTGCAGTTTATAAATACATTCTCCAGACATAAAAGTAAACATAAACTTGGCAATGACCTGAGTGAGCTAATGCTTTCTGCTGGGAGAAGCGCTCCCACACATTAGTGAATAAATTGACCCTTAGACTGGGTTCATGTAATTTAATGTTGGAAAGGGTTGAAGTATGGATGAGCAGAAAAGccgtttttttgtttgattggcTGAAATCAGTAAGAACTAAGAAGTATTGCCACCTGCAGTTGGATGTctctctttataaaaaaaaaaacctaaaaaatacagaattaacaGAAGCGACCTGGTTCATCTGCATCAGTCAGTGTTGCTTAATGGTAATGGACATTTTTGTGCCAATCTACTATTATAATTGGATTGATACAAGTCCGGAGTGGCCTTGCACACTTGGGAAAGTCTTTAAATGTAACAGGAGAGCTATGCTGCAGTTGCGATATTATGTACCGGAGGAGCAGCGCAGGGAATTTCAGCTGTCTGCCCTGTGCAAGGGGTAGTATCCACCTGGACTGGGAGAGGGAGTCAAGCGGCTCCCTGTGCTTGGCACCAGAGCCGCGAGCCCTGAGCGAAGGGACATGTGTGGATGTAGGCTTCTCCTTCACCTCTTCATTAAGGGCCACCTTCATGCACTTGTTCAAGCATACCACCTCCTCAGAGACAATTTTTAGAGCTAGGAGTGAGACTCCAGCTCCCTCTCTTGTGTTTGTAGTAGCTGAGAGGTTTCAGTCTCTAGTCTTAAGTTCTGATACGCAGTGACTGAGATGCAGTTCCTCTTTGTAGGCAGAGTTTAGTCAACAGAACAGACCTTGCATATCAAGATCGGCACTATTTGCTATTTTCTGGTGTGGGGAATTTATCTCCTGATTTTTAATGTTCTCTTCACATGACTTGGTGCCTCCTTGGTTCTGCCTATAAACACAATAAATAACTGCTCTCCTATTGGGGTGTctctaaaagcagaaaagtagctgctaccattaaaaataataataatttttaaaaccccAAGGTTCAGACAGCATCCTTCTTCTACATTACAGCAGCTAAACCTGATGCTTTTGACCTTTGATGCCTGTCTCACCATTGAGCCCAAGCTGGCTCCAGGACCATAGCAAAACTTGCAAGAGCTCCTGCTCACAAAGCCATTCCCTTTTGTCCTGGGTCTAATTTGCCTGCTGGGGATTTCTGTTCAAAgaattttacatttataaacttttataaagcattcttttttgaaagaaaatcaatatATAAATGCatgccagaaaagaaaggatttgtaagaaatccttttttttttttttttttgtaagaaggGATCTGTTTTTATTAGAAGATCCTGTCTTTTCTTAAGTAACCGACATCCTTGTGGTGGAAGAGGTACAAACTGTCACACAAATTTTATGTCATGCTTAAATACTCAGCAGGTGTCTCCTTTTCCTAGATCTCAGCCATGTACTCATCGGTGAGTAAGCCGGGACAGCCCATCAAGGCACTGGATTCTCCTTACACCTGTATTCAAGAAATTGCATCTCAGAGGTCCCCGTCTATTTGCAGTGGCCTCTATGCAAGTGTGAAGGACTTTGAAAACACCCTAAATACTACCACTGTGCCTCAGTCAGCGGACAGACCAAACGGGGAGCTGGAGCCTGACTATGAAGCTATCCAGTCAGTGAGCCAAGAAGAAGACAGGACCTTGTCTGTGCCTAACACAAACCACACTGCTCTTTCAGGAGAGAATGACTATGAGAGCATAGGGGACTTGCAGCACCACAGAGATCTCACCAGACTTTAACTACTCCGGCAGGCAGATTTCTCCGCTGgtattttcaaaggaacatGTGAAACACAGAGAGGGGGATGCTTCTCCTTTTGAGGAACGAAGCTAAGTAGAGAACAAAAGTTGTGAAGAAGCGGCATACGTTTCAGCCAGGGTGTGATACCTGCTAGGTTATTCTGGGTGGTGGATGGAGGCTCCTGGGAAAGGGTATGTCAGGTCAGAATGACGACCAGGACAATGTAAAGACTTCTTTATTG includes the following:
- the PAG1 gene encoding phosphoprotein associated with glycosphingolipid-enriched microdomains 1, which gives rise to MGPGGGFLGSGLQVHVILWGSLAAMTTLLFLTFLIFLCSSCNREKKAKHQNGDHENLMNVPSDKEVFSHSITSSATEPPPSSDQNGALSNGEVLSEDSTTACIQPYEEVQTSVSDLLDQQDSLGKPVKCHQSRELPSIPPNTTMETIISARNAENDQSLGMEGPYEVLKDSSSQENIVEDCLYETVKEIKDVGAVASMEESCNSKSKASLTVSEGQNQIPECRIESAEYASVDRNKKSRQSANSESPLDNTPDVEDELPPPVPMKLLDENENVQEKEVEEVTEGASKPEKRLSSMSYKSREEDPSLTEDEISAMYSSVSKPGQPIKALDSPYTCIQEIASQRSPSICSGLYASVKDFENTLNTTTVPQSADRPNGELEPDYEAIQSVSQEEDRTLSVPNTNHTALSGENDYESIGDLQHHRDLTRL